Proteins from a single region of Halorubrum sp. 2020YC2:
- a CDS encoding DUF5799 family protein: MSEWTDAIVGERMTVDNQFNERVASSRFSSQEWGLIMTATELEIENADDPEAARVVADTSSLPAIMPELENLRSQMAGMGGAPGGDAGGSGGGLVDSIKGALGLGGGGGGTSDEELEAAERLVQEYADELQAHLEEVGKWEQVRVAYQE; this comes from the coding sequence ATGAGCGAGTGGACCGACGCCATCGTCGGCGAGCGGATGACCGTCGACAACCAGTTCAACGAGCGCGTCGCCTCGTCGCGCTTCTCCAGCCAGGAGTGGGGACTGATCATGACGGCGACCGAACTGGAGATCGAAAACGCCGACGACCCGGAGGCCGCCCGCGTCGTGGCGGACACGTCGAGCCTCCCCGCGATCATGCCCGAACTGGAGAACCTCCGGTCGCAGATGGCGGGGATGGGCGGCGCTCCCGGTGGCGACGCCGGGGGGTCAGGCGGCGGCCTCGTCGACTCGATCAAGGGCGCGCTCGGTCTCGGCGGAGGCGGCGGCGGGACCTCGGACGAGGAACTGGAGGCCGCGGAACGGCTCGTACAGGAGTATGCCGACGAGCTACAGGCCCACCTAGAGGAGGTCGGCAAGTGGGAGCAGGTCCGCGTCGCCTATCAGGAGTAG
- a CDS encoding halocyanin domain-containing protein: MRDSSRRALLAAAGTAGATALAGCADAVLPGAGGDDAGGSGDERVDRTGEETVAVDVGADDGFAYAPAHVRVDPGTTVVWEWTGKGGGHNVYAVDGSFESELVAEEGHTYERAFETPGTHEYVCTPHQTRGMRGSVKVVSPGDG, encoded by the coding sequence ATGAGAGACAGCAGCCGTCGCGCGCTCCTCGCCGCCGCGGGGACCGCGGGCGCGACCGCCCTCGCGGGCTGTGCCGACGCCGTCCTCCCCGGCGCGGGAGGCGACGACGCCGGCGGGTCGGGCGACGAGCGGGTCGACCGGACCGGCGAGGAGACGGTCGCGGTCGACGTCGGCGCGGACGACGGGTTCGCGTACGCGCCGGCGCACGTCCGGGTCGACCCCGGAACGACCGTCGTCTGGGAGTGGACCGGGAAGGGCGGCGGCCACAACGTGTACGCGGTCGACGGCTCGTTCGAGTCCGAACTCGTGGCCGAGGAGGGCCACACCTACGAGCGCGCGTTCGAGACGCCGGGGACCCACGAGTACGTCTGTACGCCCCACCAGACCCGCGGCATGCGCGGCAGCGTGAAGGTCGTTTCGCCCGGCGACGGCTGA